A DNA window from Flavisolibacter ginsenosidimutans contains the following coding sequences:
- a CDS encoding 3-hydroxyacyl-CoA dehydrogenase family protein gives MQIVVLAGVLQKEELLRSQMTANVVWINTVQEFSQHRNADAFVDLKFVNTIERQQVLQQLLPKPVIVNSVVHTLSETHASFIRINGWNTFLSSSIIEAACNNNGLKTKAEAVFALWNKELQWLPDEAGFVTPRVVSTIVNEAFLALAEGVSTKDEINTAMKLGTAYPYGPFEWAEKIGVRNIVALLEKLSATQEHYTPAELLMKEALID, from the coding sequence ATGCAAATTGTTGTTTTAGCCGGTGTACTTCAGAAGGAAGAATTGTTGCGCAGCCAGATGACGGCTAACGTTGTTTGGATAAATACCGTACAGGAGTTTTCGCAACACCGAAACGCAGATGCTTTTGTTGATTTAAAGTTTGTAAATACTATCGAACGTCAACAGGTATTGCAACAACTGTTGCCAAAGCCCGTCATCGTAAACAGCGTTGTGCATACGCTAAGCGAAACACACGCTTCTTTCATCCGCATCAACGGATGGAATACATTTCTGTCTTCTTCGATAATAGAAGCCGCTTGCAATAACAACGGATTGAAAACAAAAGCAGAAGCTGTTTTCGCGTTGTGGAACAAAGAACTTCAATGGCTGCCCGACGAAGCGGGCTTTGTTACACCAAGAGTTGTGAGCACCATTGTGAACGAAGCTTTTCTTGCGCTGGCCGAAGGTGTGAGTACTAAAGATGAAATCAACACAGCCATGAAACTTGGAACGGCTTATCCTTACGGGCCGTTCGAATGGGCGGAGAAAATAGGGGTGAGAAATATTGTTGCGTTGTTGGAAAAATTAAGCGCCACGCAGGAGCACTATACACCGGCCGAATTGTTGATGAAGGAAGCGCTGATTGATTGA
- a CDS encoding Y-family DNA polymerase, whose protein sequence is MYAIVDCNSFYCSCERVFQPKWDDRPVVVLSNNDGCIISRSDEAKDLGVEMAGPYFIAKPLIEKYNVGLFSSNYNLYGDMSMRVMDTLRHLAGDRNVEVYSVDESFVNLFFLPQNKLREFAMELRHTVERWTGVAVSVGVAPTKTLAKLANGIAKKYKRQTECVAVLETGEKIAKALRITPVGKLWGVGGRSQKKLNDLGIHTGWDLRNMPEEWARKNLGGVVGVRLIKELRGEEAIVMDTYEDKKMIATTRMFGNAVTALADIKEAVATYTARTAEKLRRQNSAAGMINVFVVTNEKENRKAVNPHFRHGPTYSSHIVLPYPTSQTNELIKPAIALAEKLYREGKQYKKAGVVLSGIVPDDAIQANMFEQQKSIGRFLMEQIDNINFSMRGDVVKFASSGTKRNWKMRQDFQTPRYTTRWNELCKVS, encoded by the coding sequence ATGTATGCCATCGTTGATTGCAACTCCTTCTATTGCTCCTGCGAAAGAGTGTTTCAGCCGAAGTGGGATGACAGGCCCGTGGTTGTGTTGAGCAACAACGACGGCTGCATCATTTCCCGCAGCGACGAAGCAAAAGATCTTGGCGTAGAAATGGCCGGCCCTTATTTTATCGCAAAGCCGTTGATTGAAAAATACAACGTCGGCCTCTTTTCCTCCAATTACAATTTATACGGCGACATGAGCATGCGGGTAATGGACACCTTGCGTCATTTGGCCGGCGATCGCAACGTAGAAGTTTATTCGGTTGACGAATCCTTTGTGAATTTATTTTTTCTGCCACAAAACAAGCTTCGGGAATTTGCGATGGAGTTGCGTCACACAGTTGAAAGGTGGACAGGGGTCGCCGTATCGGTGGGTGTAGCGCCGACAAAAACGTTAGCCAAGCTGGCCAACGGCATTGCAAAAAAATACAAGCGGCAAACCGAATGCGTTGCCGTTTTGGAAACCGGTGAAAAAATTGCAAAGGCCCTGCGCATAACGCCTGTTGGAAAGCTTTGGGGCGTTGGTGGCCGGTCGCAAAAAAAACTAAACGATCTGGGCATACATACCGGCTGGGACTTGCGCAACATGCCCGAAGAATGGGCAAGGAAAAATTTGGGCGGTGTTGTTGGCGTACGCTTGATCAAAGAACTGCGCGGCGAAGAAGCCATCGTGATGGACACGTATGAAGACAAAAAAATGATTGCCACAACCCGCATGTTTGGCAATGCGGTAACGGCACTCGCAGACATCAAGGAAGCCGTGGCAACGTACACGGCAAGAACGGCGGAAAAACTTCGGAGACAGAACAGCGCCGCGGGAATGATTAACGTGTTTGTGGTAACCAATGAAAAAGAGAACAGAAAAGCCGTCAATCCGCATTTCAGGCACGGACCAACGTACAGTTCACACATCGTTTTGCCTTATCCTACTTCGCAAACAAACGAGTTGATAAAGCCAGCCATTGCCCTGGCTGAAAAACTTTACCGGGAAGGCAAGCAATACAAAAAGGCCGGCGTTGTTTTAAGCGGCATCGTACCCGATGATGCCATCCAGGCAAATATGTTTGAGCAACAAAAAAGCATTGGCCGTTTTTTGATGGAGCAGATTGACAACATCAATTTCAGCATGCGGGGCGACGTGGTGAAATTTGCTTCGTCGGGCACAAAAAGAAACTGGAAGATGCGGCAGGACTTTCAAACACCGCGTTATACCACAAGATGGAATGAGTTGTGCAAAGTAAGTTGA
- a CDS encoding LexA family protein: protein MNGENFYYSAYNGSKDFSQQNVRTANATGFGAAADDYAERGIDLNEQLIKNKPATFFLRVNSDAMSGAGIHIGDVVIVDRSLEPKNGKIVIAVVDGELLIRKLEVTEGKKLLHAANKKLHSIDVTDKLKLWGVVTYIIHNV from the coding sequence ATGAATGGGGAAAACTTTTATTATTCAGCCTATAACGGTTCGAAAGATTTTTCGCAGCAAAATGTTCGCACAGCCAACGCTACCGGATTTGGCGCTGCCGCTGATGATTATGCCGAACGCGGCATAGACCTGAACGAACAACTCATTAAAAACAAGCCCGCTACTTTTTTTCTCCGCGTGAACAGCGATGCCATGAGCGGCGCGGGCATTCACATTGGCGACGTAGTGATTGTGGACAGGTCATTAGAGCCAAAGAACGGAAAGATTGTGATTGCGGTGGTGGATGGAGAGCTGTTGATACGAAAGCTTGAAGTGACAGAAGGCAAAAAGCTCTTGCATGCGGCCAATAAAAAATTACACTCGATTGATGTGACGGATAAGCTGAAGTTGTGGGGCGTAGTGACGTACATTATTCACAACGTTTAA
- a CDS encoding 2'-5' RNA ligase family protein codes for MKQLRFLFPNDPWRYLFLASPDRDLAARVMDVKEDFYFSYGHKIAVDTLPHITLAAFNATKDLEASLIALLQKICAGYSRFTTPLQDFAGFERYDKSTIYIKVQTHQPFLELAKGLRAVNHLLQTDGCSSAYLVNHPHLTVAKWIPYLMYLEAMEDFNSRSFRDVFVVNNLLLLKKQEGDEKYQRVTTIRLF; via the coding sequence ATGAAACAACTTCGATTCCTCTTTCCTAACGATCCATGGCGCTACTTGTTCTTAGCATCTCCTGACAGAGATTTAGCCGCTCGGGTAATGGATGTCAAAGAAGACTTCTATTTTTCTTACGGTCATAAAATAGCGGTAGACACCCTGCCACACATCACGCTGGCTGCTTTTAATGCAACAAAAGATTTGGAAGCCTCCCTGATTGCGCTGTTGCAAAAAATATGCGCCGGATATTCCAGGTTTACAACGCCATTGCAGGATTTCGCCGGTTTCGAACGGTATGATAAATCCACCATTTATATTAAAGTACAAACGCATCAGCCCTTTCTGGAATTGGCAAAAGGTTTACGTGCTGTTAATCATCTTCTTCAAACCGATGGTTGTTCCTCTGCTTATTTGGTAAACCATCCGCATCTCACTGTTGCAAAGTGGATTCCTTATCTAATGTATTTAGAAGCAATGGAAGACTTCAACTCCAGAAGTTTTCGGGATGTGTTTGTAGTGAATAACCTTCTCTTGTTAAAGAAGCAGGAAGGTGACGAAAAGTATCAACGGGTAACCACTATACGCCTTTTCTAA
- a CDS encoding 2'-5' RNA ligase family protein, translating into MQKQITSIPGYRVFECLLVLQPHEELRAQITAIKKEFAEKYKAPLAFHTKPQIALVSFLAYQMTQERIINRIGTIAMGVTPFKVELSGFGSFPSHTIYAAVTTKVPIQNVVKELKSATQLMTLKKDNKPHFIEESHLTICRKLKPWQFEESWLEYSHHHFSGRFIADSLILLRRPVGEIKYEAIMRFEFQNLPVATRQGSLFM; encoded by the coding sequence ATGCAAAAGCAAATTACCAGCATTCCGGGTTATCGTGTATTTGAATGTCTCCTGGTGCTTCAGCCGCATGAAGAATTGCGGGCTCAAATCACGGCAATTAAAAAAGAATTTGCGGAGAAGTACAAAGCTCCCTTGGCCTTTCACACAAAGCCACAAATTGCACTTGTCAGTTTCCTGGCCTATCAAATGACTCAAGAACGGATCATCAACCGTATTGGTACCATTGCCATGGGAGTAACGCCATTCAAAGTTGAGTTAAGCGGCTTCGGTTCTTTTCCTTCGCATACAATTTACGCGGCCGTTACCACCAAAGTCCCCATTCAGAATGTGGTAAAGGAGCTGAAATCGGCGACGCAGTTAATGACGTTGAAAAAGGACAACAAACCGCATTTCATCGAAGAATCGCACCTTACCATTTGCCGCAAGTTAAAACCCTGGCAATTTGAAGAAAGTTGGCTGGAGTATTCACATCATCACTTCAGCGGACGGTTCATTGCAGATAGTTTAATTCTCCTGCGCCGTCCGGTTGGCGAAATAAAATACGAAGCCATCATGCGTTTTGAATTTCAAAACTTACCGGTAGCCACTCGACAGGGAAGTTTATTTATGTAA
- a CDS encoding PA0069 family radical SAM protein has product MKGENKDQEQKPVDTYKHGRGAQFNTKNKFITQETTREHIEGIDEWIDDEVKTQYLEVFPKTIVNKVESADVGMMYSMNPYQGCEHGCIYCYARNSFEYWGYSAGLDFESKILIKKNAPELLRKFLMHPKWDATPIMLSGNTDCYQPAEQKFRITRKLLEVCNEFNQPVGILTKNAWIIKDKDILEQMAAKKILSAMVSITSFDDKVRRVMEPRTVTAKQRLKVIEELSKAGVRMGIMMGPMIPGLNEHEMQRIMKAARDAGATFTAYTFIRLNGAIKDLFYDWLYKNFPDRADKVWHLIEASHDGKVNDSRWGIRMRGEGNIAQLVAQQYKKYGKLYGMNAEEWSLDRSKFRRPGEQGRLF; this is encoded by the coding sequence ATGAAAGGAGAAAACAAAGACCAGGAGCAAAAACCCGTTGATACCTACAAGCACGGCCGTGGTGCCCAGTTCAATACGAAAAACAAATTCATCACGCAGGAAACAACAAGAGAACACATCGAAGGCATTGACGAATGGATAGACGATGAGGTGAAAACACAATACCTTGAAGTCTTTCCCAAAACCATCGTCAACAAAGTAGAGAGCGCCGACGTGGGCATGATGTACAGCATGAATCCGTATCAAGGTTGCGAACACGGCTGCATTTATTGCTATGCCCGCAATTCGTTTGAGTATTGGGGGTATAGCGCAGGACTTGATTTTGAAAGCAAAATTCTGATAAAGAAAAACGCACCGGAATTGTTGCGCAAGTTTTTAATGCACCCAAAATGGGATGCGACGCCCATCATGCTGAGCGGCAATACCGATTGTTATCAACCCGCCGAACAAAAGTTTCGCATCACACGAAAGCTGCTTGAAGTCTGCAACGAGTTCAATCAGCCCGTGGGCATTCTTACGAAGAATGCCTGGATAATTAAAGACAAGGACATCCTGGAGCAAATGGCGGCGAAGAAAATTTTATCGGCGATGGTTTCCATTACTTCGTTCGACGACAAAGTGCGGAGGGTGATGGAGCCGCGAACCGTGACAGCCAAACAGCGTTTGAAAGTGATTGAAGAATTGAGCAAGGCCGGTGTGCGCATGGGCATTATGATGGGGCCAATGATACCGGGACTGAACGAACACGAAATGCAGCGCATCATGAAAGCCGCGAGAGACGCCGGCGCAACATTTACTGCGTACACGTTTATTCGCTTGAACGGCGCCATTAAAGATTTGTTTTACGATTGGCTGTACAAAAACTTTCCCGATCGTGCGGACAAAGTATGGCACCTGATTGAAGCCAGTCACGACGGAAAAGTAAACGACAGCCGTTGGGGCATTCGCATGAGAGGCGAAGGAAACATTGCGCAACTGGTGGCACAGCAATACAAAAAATACGGGAAGCTGTACGGCATGAATGCAGAAGAATGGAGCTTGGACAGAAGCAAGTTCAGAAGGCCGGGCGAGCAGGGAAGATTGTTTTAA
- a CDS encoding RtcB family protein: MPRLQLTGKELRAIGYPQGPVISLAMNIMEKNFRHLAKTDALEILSSILQSPNQYAHDGVLNKIAEALLPKPKAGGDELPLAEKGIDFNVFGAGGIEQGALHQMYTATKLPVAVAGALMPDAHHGYGLPIGGVLATENAVIPYGVGVDIGCRMCLSIFDINPKELADREHFFTRELNEATLFGSGSTFQKAADHEVMYRKEFDELGLLKGLQDRAWKQLGSSGSGNHFVEWGIVEIKEKDQVLGVEAGTYVGLLSHSGSRALGANVANHYTKVAKEKRRLPGDAVNLAWLSLDEQEGVEYWMAMNLAGDYASACHHVIHEKIAKQLGRKPLKMVENHHNFAWKENREGKEVIVHRKGATPAGKDVLGIIPGSMAAPGFVVKGKGEMSSVNSASHGAGRKMSRTAALKTVTHKELNEVLAKQGVKLLGGGLDEAPFAYKDIHEVMKAQSSLVETVGVFFPKIVKMDGAQPKRWKKKNRDENSRDLLMGE; the protein is encoded by the coding sequence ATGCCTCGTCTTCAACTCACAGGCAAAGAACTCCGCGCCATCGGCTACCCCCAAGGTCCGGTGATTTCTCTTGCCATGAACATCATGGAAAAGAACTTCAGGCATCTTGCAAAGACAGATGCATTGGAAATATTGAGCAGCATTTTGCAAAGCCCTAACCAATACGCACACGACGGTGTGCTGAACAAAATTGCAGAAGCGTTATTGCCCAAACCAAAAGCGGGTGGTGATGAATTACCGCTTGCGGAAAAAGGCATTGACTTCAACGTGTTTGGTGCCGGAGGAATCGAGCAAGGCGCTTTGCATCAAATGTACACGGCGACAAAACTTCCTGTTGCTGTTGCCGGTGCGCTCATGCCCGATGCGCATCACGGTTATGGCTTGCCCATTGGCGGCGTGCTGGCAACGGAGAATGCTGTTATTCCTTACGGCGTGGGTGTGGACATTGGCTGCCGCATGTGCCTTTCTATTTTTGACATTAATCCCAAAGAACTTGCCGACCGCGAACATTTTTTCACTCGTGAGTTAAACGAAGCAACGCTCTTCGGCAGCGGTTCTACCTTTCAAAAAGCCGCCGACCACGAAGTGATGTACCGAAAAGAATTTGACGAACTGGGTTTGCTCAAAGGTTTGCAGGATCGTGCGTGGAAACAACTTGGCTCTTCGGGTTCGGGTAACCACTTTGTTGAGTGGGGTATTGTGGAGATAAAAGAGAAAGACCAAGTACTCGGTGTTGAAGCCGGCACTTACGTTGGCTTACTTTCACATTCCGGTTCGCGGGCCTTGGGTGCAAACGTTGCAAACCATTACACGAAAGTGGCTAAAGAAAAACGCCGCTTGCCTGGTGATGCCGTAAACCTTGCATGGCTTTCGCTGGACGAACAAGAAGGCGTTGAATACTGGATGGCGATGAATCTTGCCGGTGATTACGCTTCGGCTTGTCACCACGTGATTCACGAGAAGATTGCCAAACAACTTGGCCGCAAGCCGCTGAAGATGGTGGAGAACCATCACAATTTTGCGTGGAAGGAAAACCGGGAAGGCAAAGAAGTTATCGTGCATCGTAAAGGCGCAACTCCCGCAGGAAAAGATGTGCTGGGCATCATTCCCGGTTCAATGGCCGCGCCGGGCTTTGTTGTGAAAGGAAAAGGGGAGATGTCATCTGTAAATTCCGCTTCGCACGGCGCCGGAAGAAAGATGAGCCGTACGGCCGCATTAAAAACCGTCACGCACAAAGAACTGAACGAAGTATTGGCAAAGCAGGGTGTAAAACTTTTAGGCGGTGGTTTGGATGAAGCGCCGTTTGCTTACAAAGACATTCACGAAGTAATGAAAGCGCAAAGTTCGTTGGTAGAAACGGTTGGGGTCTTCTTTCCAAAAATTGTAAAAATGGACGGTGCGCAACCGAAGCGGTGGAAGAAAAAGAACCGTGATGAAAACAGCCGTGATTTGTTAATGGGCGAATAG
- a CDS encoding DUF4136 domain-containing protein, giving the protein MKNTIGAVLLAAASFVALSSCTKDPLKDMTEDESRIYITNHDSTANFNSYKTYSIVDSVSLIDNNRFAGKEATSWDVAVIAAVQNALNARGFVKVDRTQSPNLGINISRIYSTTTSVVDLYDYWGGYGGYYDPYYWGYSGYGYYFPSTYGVYQSTEGALSIDVLDLKDASSSGNTIKGVWNGLVRGAGIFRSSNVQSQVQALFDQSPYLKTSR; this is encoded by the coding sequence ATGAAGAACACCATTGGGGCTGTACTGCTTGCCGCGGCCAGCTTTGTAGCATTGAGCAGTTGCACCAAAGACCCCTTGAAAGACATGACCGAAGACGAAAGCCGCATCTACATCACCAACCACGACTCGACAGCTAATTTTAATTCTTACAAAACTTACAGCATCGTTGATTCCGTTTCGCTTATTGACAACAATCGCTTTGCGGGCAAAGAAGCAACATCGTGGGACGTAGCCGTAATTGCCGCAGTGCAAAACGCCTTAAACGCACGAGGCTTTGTAAAAGTAGATCGGACACAAAGCCCCAACCTTGGCATTAACATAAGCCGCATTTACAGCACCACAACGAGTGTTGTTGATCTCTATGATTATTGGGGTGGTTATGGTGGTTATTACGATCCGTATTACTGGGGTTACAGCGGATATGGTTACTATTTCCCGTCAACTTACGGTGTTTACCAAAGCACAGAAGGCGCCTTGTCCATTGACGTACTTGATTTGAAAGACGCCTCTTCATCAGGCAACACCATCAAAGGTGTGTGGAACGGCCTCGTACGTGGCGCAGGCATCTTCCGCAGCAGCAACGTGCAAAGTCAGGTGCAGGCCTTGTTCGATCAGTCGCCCTATTTAAAAACTTCACGCTAA
- a CDS encoding outer membrane beta-barrel protein, whose protein sequence is MKKSKIIFLSVLGLFATSLVQAQKGETKLDISYNVAVPAGSFKSLVPSTSYRGFQGSVLYGVSDKLSVGFGTGFQDFYQKNSRQTYKFSDGSDVSAVLTYSIQTIPVLAQAKYSFTPGAAVQPYAALGVGGNVIAYNQLLGEFGGQQTKFSFAARPEAGLFVPFKKGGESGFTLGASYNVMPFNQDDFKNLNNLGVHAGISVPLRK, encoded by the coding sequence ATGAAAAAGAGCAAAATAATTTTTCTTTCCGTTTTAGGGCTTTTTGCGACCTCGTTAGTGCAGGCGCAAAAAGGCGAAACAAAACTTGATATAAGCTACAACGTAGCAGTGCCGGCAGGAAGTTTTAAAAGCCTTGTTCCGTCTACGTCTTACCGCGGTTTTCAAGGCAGTGTTTTGTACGGTGTATCCGATAAATTGTCTGTAGGTTTTGGAACGGGCTTCCAGGATTTTTACCAAAAGAACAGCCGCCAGACTTACAAATTTTCCGATGGCAGCGATGTGTCGGCTGTGCTTACTTATTCCATTCAAACCATTCCGGTTTTAGCGCAAGCCAAATACAGCTTTACGCCAGGCGCAGCTGTACAACCCTATGCGGCACTTGGGGTGGGCGGAAATGTCATTGCTTATAACCAGCTTTTGGGTGAGTTTGGCGGACAGCAAACCAAGTTCAGTTTCGCGGCCCGTCCCGAAGCCGGTCTTTTTGTTCCGTTTAAAAAAGGCGGCGAAAGCGGATTCACTCTTGGAGCCTCTTACAACGTAATGCCTTTTAATCAGGACGATTTTAAAAATCTAAATAACCTTGGTGTTCACGCGGGCATCAGCGTTCCGCTGCGCAAATAA
- a CDS encoding enoyl-ACP reductase FabI, with protein MSNNLLAGKKGIIFGALDEKSIAWKTALACHAQGAQLVLTNAPVALRMGEINKLAEAVQAPVIGADVTNMDDLKKLFEESQKQFNGGVDFVLHSIGMSLNVRKGKHYTELDYEWNKKTLDISAMSLHRVLRTAWEMDAINEWGSVVALTYIAAQRVFPDYNEMADAKALLESVARSFGYQYGVKKKVRINTISQSPTRTTAGSGVKGFDAFIDYAEKMSPLGNAPAEACADYCVSLFSDLTRYVTMQNLFHDGGFSLTGVSEAVINSIMPPSE; from the coding sequence ATGTCAAATAACCTTTTAGCCGGGAAAAAAGGCATCATTTTCGGTGCACTTGATGAAAAATCCATTGCCTGGAAAACGGCGCTGGCCTGCCACGCACAAGGCGCACAACTGGTTCTTACCAACGCTCCCGTTGCACTGCGCATGGGTGAAATAAACAAACTGGCCGAAGCCGTTCAAGCACCCGTTATCGGTGCCGATGTAACCAACATGGACGACCTGAAAAAACTCTTTGAGGAATCGCAAAAGCAGTTTAACGGCGGTGTTGATTTTGTGCTTCATTCCATCGGCATGAGCCTGAATGTGCGCAAAGGCAAGCATTATACCGAGCTGGATTACGAGTGGAACAAAAAGACGCTCGACATATCGGCCATGAGCCTGCACCGTGTACTGCGTACGGCTTGGGAAATGGACGCGATTAATGAATGGGGCAGCGTAGTTGCACTCACTTACATCGCCGCTCAACGTGTCTTTCCAGATTACAACGAAATGGCCGATGCCAAAGCTTTGCTCGAAAGCGTGGCCCGCAGCTTCGGTTATCAGTACGGTGTAAAAAAGAAAGTGCGCATCAACACGATTTCACAGTCGCCCACCCGCACCACGGCCGGAAGCGGTGTAAAAGGCTTTGATGCTTTTATTGATTACGCAGAAAAAATGAGTCCTCTCGGTAATGCACCTGCAGAAGCTTGTGCGGATTATTGCGTATCGCTTTTCTCTGATTTAACACGATACGTAACAATGCAAAACCTCTTTCATGACGGTGGTTTCAGTTTGACCGGCGTTAGCGAAGCCGTCATTAATTCCATTATGCCGCCGTCTGAATAA